One segment of Gemmatimonadota bacterium DNA contains the following:
- a CDS encoding MBOAT family protein — protein sequence MLFNSYVFVLAFLPAVLLGWWLLPGVRSRLCLLTLASYLFYGWWDWRFVPLMLVSTTADFAAGAYLGRTEAPGRRRACLVLLLALNLGILGVFKYYDFFAGSLNGLGRVLGAPLDLPLLHLVLPVGISFYTFNSISYTIDIYRRRLQPARSLLEFSTFVAMFPHLVAGPIVRYADLAPQFARLGRRPDRALWALGIWFLVVGMAKKVLLADPIAAHIVAPLWSRIPLLDTLEAWVALLGYTLQIYFDFSGYSDMAIGLAALLGFRFPQNFDAPYQATNIADFWRRWHMSLSFWLRDYLYIPLGGNQHGRLSTLRNLVLVMLLGGLWHGAAWTFVLWGLYHGALLAGHAVFRERGWGPRSPALAMAATFLAVSLGWVLFRAADLPQAGLLFMRLGGLGPAGEGGNVDLLGVPTVVALLSVGCAIAWWVPDPWHWRLPRGRLAGAALAVVFLLAILRFASPSPFLYFQF from the coding sequence GTGCTCTTCAATAGCTACGTCTTTGTCCTGGCCTTCCTCCCGGCGGTGCTGCTCGGGTGGTGGCTGCTCCCCGGGGTCCGCAGCCGGCTCTGCCTGCTCACCCTCGCCAGCTACCTCTTCTACGGCTGGTGGGACTGGCGCTTCGTCCCGCTCATGCTGGTCTCCACCACCGCCGACTTCGCTGCGGGCGCCTACCTTGGCCGCACCGAGGCGCCAGGGCGTCGTCGTGCCTGCCTGGTGCTGCTGCTGGCGCTCAACCTCGGGATCCTCGGGGTCTTCAAGTACTACGACTTCTTCGCCGGCAGCCTGAACGGCCTGGGCCGCGTGCTCGGGGCCCCGCTGGACCTGCCGCTGCTCCACCTGGTGCTGCCGGTGGGCATCTCGTTCTACACCTTCAACTCGATCAGCTACACCATCGACATCTACCGCCGCCGGCTGCAGCCCGCGCGGAGCCTCCTCGAGTTCTCCACCTTCGTGGCGATGTTCCCCCACCTGGTGGCCGGTCCCATCGTGCGCTACGCCGACCTCGCACCGCAGTTCGCGCGGCTCGGGCGCCGCCCCGACCGCGCGCTGTGGGCCCTCGGCATCTGGTTCCTCGTCGTGGGGATGGCCAAGAAGGTCCTGCTCGCCGACCCGATCGCGGCGCACATCGTGGCGCCGCTCTGGAGCCGGATCCCGCTGCTCGACACCCTCGAGGCGTGGGTCGCGCTGCTCGGCTACACCCTGCAGATCTACTTCGACTTCTCCGGCTACAGCGACATGGCCATCGGCCTGGCCGCGCTGCTCGGCTTCCGTTTCCCGCAGAACTTCGATGCCCCCTATCAGGCGACGAACATCGCGGACTTCTGGCGCCGGTGGCACATGTCGCTCTCCTTCTGGCTCAGGGACTATCTCTACATCCCGCTGGGCGGCAACCAGCACGGGCGGCTGAGCACCCTCCGCAACCTGGTGCTGGTGATGCTCCTCGGCGGCCTCTGGCACGGCGCCGCCTGGACCTTCGTGCTGTGGGGGCTCTATCACGGGGCCCTGCTGGCGGGGCACGCGGTCTTTCGCGAACGCGGGTGGGGGCCGCGCTCGCCGGCGCTGGCCATGGCGGCCACCTTCCTCGCCGTGTCGCTGGGCTGGGTGCTCTTCCGCGCCGCCGACCTTCCGCAGGCCGGGCTGCTGTTCATGCGCCTCGGTGGGCTCGGTCCGGCGGGCGAGGGTGGCAACGTCGACCTGCTGGGCGTGCCCACGGTGGTGGCCCTGCTCTCGGTCGGATGCGCCATCGCGTGGTGGGTTCCCGATCCCTGGCACTGGCGCCTGCCACGCGGGCGGCTCGCGGGCGCCGCGCTCGCCGTGGTGTTCCTGCTCGCCATCCTGCGCTTCGCGTCGCCGAGCCCCTTCCTCTACTTCCAGTTCTAG
- a CDS encoding thioredoxin domain-containing protein, with the protein MTNRLAGARSAYLQSAAHQPIHWHPWEPEAFARAAAADRPVLLDIGAVWCHWCHVMDGESYEDPALAEFLNEHFVCIKVDRDERPDVDARYQRAVQAIVGQGGWPLTAFLLPDGQVFYGGTYFPPDGKYGRPGFRAVLAQVLHVYQTQRDRVLQQADALRRVLAEHLDEAAPGAPSVALLAEGEAAMARLFDPQHGGFGAQPKFPHPVAVRFLLNRWRDTGAAAPRDLAEHTLVAMQLGGIHDHLAGGFHRYAVDARWVVPHFEKMSYDNAELLRAYVEGHLALGHPGFAAAARGTIRWVREVLADPEGGYGASQDADVGLHDDGDYFTWTLEEARAAIGDDDLLAVAAAWYDIGTAGEMHHNPSKNVLHVTEPLTGIAARLGLDGPEAARRLHAAEDRLRAARARRPAPFVDRGRYTGWNGMLAGALLVAGAALAEPWAVEHALRTLRRLRAEQADPAALRHAPGGVGGLLDDQVQVALAALEAFEVTGEAEWIDWSGAIMERVWRDYRDPLGGGLYDTAERDGPGLLPTRATPVQDAPTPSPNGVAALCLARLHAHTQAPEWAERRDALLGAFAGAAPALGIYGATLLLALDWAVQPAAHLVIVAGEGPEAEPLADAMHRAALATWVPRRVVRRVRPGDLDPAATPPALRAMLAAGGGTRGYACVGATCQRPATDLAGWRAALAAIGGPARGD; encoded by the coding sequence ATGACCAACCGCCTCGCCGGCGCCCGTTCGGCCTACCTGCAGTCCGCCGCCCACCAGCCGATCCACTGGCATCCCTGGGAGCCGGAGGCCTTTGCGCGGGCCGCGGCCGCGGACCGGCCCGTGTTGCTCGACATCGGGGCGGTGTGGTGCCACTGGTGCCACGTGATGGACGGCGAGTCGTACGAGGACCCCGCCCTCGCGGAGTTCCTCAACGAGCACTTCGTCTGCATCAAGGTGGACCGCGACGAGCGGCCGGACGTGGATGCCCGCTACCAACGGGCGGTGCAGGCCATCGTGGGCCAGGGCGGATGGCCACTCACCGCCTTCCTGCTGCCGGACGGGCAGGTCTTCTATGGCGGCACCTATTTCCCGCCGGATGGCAAGTACGGTCGCCCGGGCTTCCGCGCGGTGCTGGCCCAGGTGCTCCACGTGTACCAGACCCAGCGCGACCGGGTGCTGCAGCAGGCGGACGCGCTGCGTCGCGTGCTGGCAGAGCACCTCGACGAGGCCGCGCCGGGCGCGCCCTCGGTGGCGCTGCTCGCCGAGGGCGAGGCGGCGATGGCGCGGCTGTTCGACCCGCAGCATGGCGGCTTCGGCGCGCAGCCCAAGTTCCCCCACCCGGTGGCGGTGCGCTTCCTGCTCAACCGCTGGAGGGACACCGGCGCCGCGGCCCCGCGGGATCTCGCCGAGCACACGTTGGTGGCCATGCAGCTCGGTGGCATCCACGACCACCTCGCGGGGGGCTTCCATCGCTACGCGGTCGACGCCCGCTGGGTAGTGCCGCACTTCGAGAAGATGTCGTACGACAACGCCGAGCTGCTCCGGGCCTACGTCGAGGGGCACCTGGCGCTGGGGCACCCAGGGTTCGCGGCCGCGGCGCGCGGCACCATCCGCTGGGTGCGGGAGGTGCTGGCCGACCCGGAGGGCGGGTATGGCGCCAGCCAGGACGCCGACGTGGGCCTGCACGACGATGGCGACTACTTCACCTGGACGCTGGAGGAGGCCCGCGCCGCCATCGGCGATGACGACCTGCTAGCGGTCGCGGCCGCGTGGTATGACATCGGCACGGCCGGGGAGATGCACCACAACCCCTCGAAGAACGTCCTGCACGTCACCGAGCCGCTGACCGGGATCGCCGCGCGGCTGGGGCTCGACGGCCCCGAGGCGGCCCGCCGGCTGCATGCGGCCGAGGACCGGCTGCGGGCCGCGCGGGCCCGGCGGCCCGCGCCGTTCGTGGACCGGGGCCGCTACACGGGGTGGAACGGCATGCTGGCCGGGGCGCTCCTGGTGGCCGGGGCGGCGCTGGCGGAACCCTGGGCGGTGGAGCACGCGCTCCGTACCCTGCGGCGCCTGCGCGCCGAGCAGGCCGACCCGGCCGCGCTCCGCCACGCCCCCGGGGGCGTGGGCGGCCTGCTCGACGACCAGGTGCAGGTGGCGCTGGCGGCCCTCGAGGCGTTCGAGGTGACCGGCGAGGCCGAGTGGATCGACTGGAGCGGCGCCATCATGGAGCGGGTGTGGCGGGACTACCGTGACCCGCTGGGGGGCGGGTTGTACGATACCGCGGAGCGGGACGGGCCCGGCCTGCTCCCCACCCGGGCCACCCCGGTCCAGGACGCGCCGACGCCCTCGCCGAATGGCGTGGCCGCCCTCTGCCTGGCCCGGTTGCATGCGCACACCCAGGCCCCGGAGTGGGCGGAACGGCGGGACGCGCTGCTCGGCGCCTTCGCCGGGGCCGCCCCGGCGCTCGGCATCTACGGCGCCACCCTGCTGCTGGCGCTCGACTGGGCGGTGCAGCCGGCGGCGCACCTGGTGATCGTCGCGGGCGAGGGACCCGAGGCCGAGCCGCTCGCGGACGCCATGCACCGCGCCGCGCTCGCCACCTGGGTGCCTCGCCGGGTGGTGCGGCGGGTGCGCCCCGGCGACCTCGACCCGGCGGCCACCCCGCCCGCGCTCCGCGCGATGCTCGCCGCCGGGGGCGGCACCCGGGGCTACGCCTGCGTGGGCGCGACCTGCCAGCGGCCGGCCACCGACCTCGCGGGGTGGCGGGCGGCGCTGGCGGCCATCGGTGGCCCGGCCAGGGGCGATTGA
- a CDS encoding tryptophanase, translated as MKTIIEPFRIKSVEPIRLTTPAEREERLREAAYNAFLLRSEDVLIDLLTDSGTSAMSSEQWASLMRGDESYAGSPSWYRFEKAVQDIFGFQHVLPTHQGRAAERILFSVLCKPGDVVPSNTHFDTTRANVEFTGARAVDLVIPEGRQPQAVHPFKGNMDVAALERLIAEVGREKIPLCMLTVTNNSGGGQPVSMANIRAVSAVCRAHGIPLYIDACRFAENAYFIKLREAGYADRSPLAIAREMFSHADGATMSAKKDGLANIGGFLASNNAQVAVQERNLLILTEGFPTYGGLAGRDLEAIAVGLHEALAEDYLLYRITSTTYLGRHISEAGVPIVQPPGGHAVYIDAAALFPQIPPHELPGQALVVELYREAGIRAVEIGTVMFGRRDPATGAETTAPMELVRLAIPRRVYTQSHIDYVVEAILNVYARRAAVRGYRFVEQAPFLRHFTARFAPLG; from the coding sequence ATGAAGACGATCATCGAGCCGTTCCGCATCAAGTCCGTCGAGCCGATCCGCCTGACCACCCCGGCCGAGCGGGAGGAGCGGTTGCGGGAGGCCGCCTACAATGCCTTCCTGCTCCGCTCGGAGGACGTGCTGATCGACCTGCTGACCGACAGCGGCACCTCGGCGATGTCGAGCGAGCAGTGGGCGTCGCTGATGCGTGGGGATGAATCGTACGCCGGCAGCCCCTCGTGGTACCGGTTCGAGAAGGCGGTGCAGGATATCTTCGGCTTCCAGCACGTGCTCCCCACCCACCAGGGGCGCGCGGCGGAGCGGATCCTCTTCTCGGTGCTCTGCAAGCCGGGCGACGTGGTGCCGAGCAACACCCACTTCGACACCACCCGGGCGAACGTGGAGTTCACCGGGGCCCGCGCCGTGGACCTGGTCATCCCCGAGGGCCGGCAGCCGCAGGCGGTGCACCCCTTCAAGGGCAACATGGACGTGGCGGCGCTGGAGCGGCTCATCGCCGAGGTGGGGCGCGAGAAGATCCCGCTGTGCATGCTGACGGTGACCAACAACAGCGGGGGCGGGCAGCCGGTGTCGATGGCCAACATCCGCGCCGTGTCGGCGGTGTGCCGGGCGCACGGCATCCCGCTGTACATCGACGCCTGCCGGTTCGCCGAGAACGCCTACTTCATCAAGCTGCGCGAGGCCGGCTACGCGGACCGCTCGCCGCTGGCGATCGCGCGGGAGATGTTCTCCCACGCCGACGGCGCGACGATGTCGGCCAAGAAGGACGGCCTGGCCAACATCGGCGGGTTCCTGGCCAGCAACAACGCGCAGGTGGCGGTGCAGGAGCGCAACCTGCTGATCCTCACCGAGGGCTTTCCCACCTACGGCGGACTGGCGGGCCGCGACCTCGAGGCCATCGCGGTCGGGCTGCACGAGGCGCTGGCGGAAGACTACCTGCTCTACCGGATCACCTCGACGACCTACCTGGGGCGGCACATCTCCGAGGCCGGCGTGCCGATCGTGCAGCCGCCGGGAGGCCACGCCGTGTACATCGATGCGGCGGCGCTCTTTCCCCAGATCCCGCCACACGAACTGCCGGGCCAGGCCCTGGTGGTGGAGCTGTACCGGGAGGCGGGCATCCGGGCGGTGGAGATCGGGACGGTGATGTTCGGCCGGCGGGACCCGGCCACGGGAGCGGAGACGACCGCCCCGATGGAGCTGGTGCGGCTGGCCATTCCGCGGCGGGTCTACACCCAGAGCCACATCGACTACGTGGTCGAGGCCATCCTCAACGTGTACGCCCGCCGGGCCGCGGTGCGCGGCTACCGGTTCGTGGAGCAGGCGCCCTTCCTGCGGCACTTCACCGCGCGCTTCGCTCCGCTGGGCTGA
- a CDS encoding outer membrane protein transport protein, with protein MRRYPVWLAVCGSVVLAGAPASLTAQGYSVNEHSSCAMGRAGTAVASPCADGSSIFFNPAGIASAAKGVWTISTGVTAIAPSGGFTNDATGLRTDLEDIIIPVPALYMQGGLTDKLSVGFGAFAPYGLTTKWPEKSEARFRGYRSTIRAIYVQPTLAYKLTNQLKVGAGFDVNFLHLALQQRVDLFDQDAAPGVTFGNLGFQRGTDIADVELTGNGTGVGYHLGALWEPSRRVSFGLRYLSRQLVKINSAEAAIDRVFTGITLAQGNPLGAPAGTPLDSVLSPQFSGSGPLQDQGGRTWLRMPEQLTAGVMVRPIEKLKLLLDVTYTNWKVFDTITIHTDLLPTTFLAENANGSTAWRYGAEYEISAGSVLRGGYLFHDAALPAGSVTPNLPEGKRAEFTLGFGTRLGSKLHADVAYQYIQQQNRRGRTVEYGLPDNGLFEFKAHLFGATLSYTF; from the coding sequence ATGCGGCGGTATCCGGTCTGGCTCGCCGTCTGCGGGTCGGTCGTCCTCGCGGGCGCACCCGCGTCCCTGACGGCCCAGGGGTACAGCGTCAATGAGCACAGCTCCTGTGCCATGGGCCGCGCGGGCACGGCGGTGGCCTCTCCCTGCGCGGACGGTTCCTCGATCTTCTTCAATCCGGCCGGCATCGCCAGCGCGGCGAAGGGGGTCTGGACCATCTCGACCGGCGTCACCGCGATCGCGCCGAGTGGCGGCTTCACCAACGACGCCACCGGGCTGCGCACCGACCTCGAGGACATCATCATCCCGGTCCCGGCCCTGTACATGCAGGGCGGGCTCACCGACAAGCTGAGCGTCGGCTTCGGCGCGTTCGCGCCCTACGGCCTGACCACCAAGTGGCCCGAGAAGTCCGAGGCGCGGTTCCGGGGCTACCGCAGCACCATCCGGGCGATCTACGTCCAGCCCACGCTGGCGTACAAGCTCACCAACCAGCTCAAGGTCGGCGCGGGCTTCGACGTGAACTTCCTGCACCTGGCGCTGCAGCAGCGGGTGGACCTGTTCGACCAGGACGCGGCGCCCGGGGTCACCTTCGGGAACCTGGGGTTCCAGCGCGGGACCGACATCGCAGACGTGGAATTGACGGGCAACGGCACGGGCGTGGGCTACCACCTCGGGGCGCTGTGGGAGCCGAGCCGCCGGGTCAGCTTCGGCCTGCGGTACCTCTCGCGGCAGCTGGTGAAGATCAATAGCGCCGAGGCCGCGATCGACCGGGTGTTCACCGGGATCACGCTGGCGCAGGGCAACCCGCTCGGCGCGCCGGCCGGCACCCCGCTCGACAGCGTGCTCTCGCCCCAGTTCAGCGGCAGCGGCCCGCTGCAGGACCAGGGCGGCCGGACCTGGCTGCGCATGCCGGAGCAGCTCACCGCCGGCGTCATGGTGCGCCCCATCGAGAAGCTCAAGCTGCTGCTCGACGTGACCTACACCAACTGGAAGGTGTTCGACACGATCACCATCCACACCGACCTCCTGCCGACGACCTTCCTGGCCGAGAACGCCAACGGGTCCACCGCCTGGCGCTACGGCGCCGAGTACGAGATCAGCGCTGGGAGCGTGCTCCGCGGCGGCTACCTCTTCCACGACGCGGCGCTGCCGGCCGGCTCGGTCACGCCGAACCTGCCCGAAGGCAAGCGGGCGGAGTTCACGCTCGGCTTCGGCACCCGGCTCGGGTCCAAGCTCCACGCCGACGTGGCCTACCAGTACATCCAGCAGCAGAATCGCCGCGGCCGCACCGTTGAATACGGCCTGCCCGACAACGGGCTGTTCGAGTTCAAGGCGCACCTGTTCGGCGCTACCCTGTCCTACACCTTCTGA
- a CDS encoding SGNH/GDSL hydrolase family protein, whose amino-acid sequence MQIKRLVSTLLVALPVLAGCRTDEKLNAPDVLDPIFQRYVSMGNSITAGYMSAGINDSTQKRSYAVLLGAAMGTSFNYPRLNGRGCAPPFTNNVTQARVGGGTSTTCDLRVPLEGTLNNTAVPGARVQELLSNFGVPVSSSNALTTFFLGGKTQIQRMTEAQPTFVTVWIGNNDVLGSLTSSANPGNPALVTPLNTFTAQYDSVLDAIEATGARAALVTVGDVSVIPYASKGAIWYCLKNGGCPAPLPPQDPTLAGIPTFTVNVSCAPVPPAGGGLSILVPWTVGLTKLSTAIAGFPATIDCSVDNEVVTSAELTGLVTAVAGFNAHIVAEGAARGMAVFDINPTLGALVLNGTIPQFPNIAGAAVGQPVTFGTMFTLDGVHPSALAHQIVADSLASVINATYGTSLPVPVCGTVSCPAP is encoded by the coding sequence ATGCAGATCAAGCGACTCGTTTCGACCCTGCTCGTCGCGCTGCCGGTGCTCGCGGGATGCCGCACCGACGAGAAGCTCAACGCGCCCGACGTGCTGGACCCGATCTTCCAGCGCTACGTGTCGATGGGCAACAGCATCACCGCCGGCTACATGTCGGCGGGCATCAACGACAGCACCCAGAAGCGCTCCTACGCCGTCCTGCTCGGCGCCGCCATGGGCACCAGCTTCAACTATCCCCGGCTCAACGGCCGGGGCTGCGCCCCGCCGTTCACCAACAACGTGACGCAGGCCCGCGTCGGCGGCGGCACCTCGACCACCTGTGACCTGCGGGTCCCGCTCGAGGGCACCCTCAACAACACCGCCGTCCCCGGCGCGCGGGTGCAGGAGCTGCTCAGCAACTTCGGCGTGCCCGTCTCGTCGTCGAACGCGCTGACCACGTTCTTCCTCGGCGGCAAGACGCAGATCCAGCGCATGACCGAGGCCCAGCCCACCTTCGTGACGGTGTGGATCGGCAACAACGACGTGCTGGGCTCGCTGACCAGCTCGGCCAATCCCGGCAACCCGGCGCTGGTCACCCCACTCAACACCTTCACCGCCCAGTACGACTCGGTCCTCGACGCCATCGAGGCCACCGGGGCCCGCGCCGCGCTGGTGACGGTCGGCGACGTGAGCGTGATTCCCTATGCCTCGAAGGGCGCGATCTGGTACTGCCTCAAGAACGGCGGCTGCCCCGCGCCGCTCCCGCCGCAGGACCCCACGCTCGCCGGCATCCCGACGTTCACGGTGAACGTCAGCTGCGCGCCGGTTCCGCCCGCCGGCGGCGGCCTCAGCATCCTGGTGCCGTGGACCGTGGGCCTCACCAAGCTGAGCACGGCCATCGCCGGGTTCCCCGCCACCATTGATTGCTCGGTGGACAACGAGGTGGTGACCAGCGCCGAGCTGACCGGGCTGGTGACCGCGGTGGCCGGGTTCAACGCCCACATCGTGGCTGAGGGCGCGGCCCGCGGCATGGCGGTCTTCGACATCAACCCGACCCTCGGCGCGCTGGTCCTCAACGGGACCATCCCCCAGTTCCCGAACATCGCGGGTGCGGCCGTGGGACAGCCGGTGACCTTCGGCACGATGTTCACGCTCGACGGGGTCCACCCGAGCGCGCTGGCCCACCAGATCGTGGCCGACTCCCTGGCCTCAGTCATCAACGCCACCTACGGGACCAGCCTGCCGGTCCCGGTCTGCGGCACGGTGAGCTGCCCGGCGCCCTGA
- a CDS encoding aminoacetone oxidase family FAD-binding enzyme: MAAIHAARAGGPVVLVDGTADGGRKILISGGGRCNILPAVLDPARFVSAAPAHLVRRLLAAWPLREQRAFFEGDLGLPLALEAGSGKLFPASNRAREVRDRLVEAARAAGAECRFGWTLARAEPAPNGWRLESASGRSLEARALVIATGGLSVPATGSDGFGLRLARELGHALVPTYPALTPLLAQPAAHAALSGLSLDVTIEARAGDHVARAQGGFLFTHRGYSGPAVLDISHLPAQYRDGPGRARVTVQWGVLDAGAWEARLTARTAQGVLRRVQEELPARLAEVLLQECGIPADTQLAQLRREDRRALVERLARYPLPWTGDEGYKKAEVTGGGVALGDVDPATLQSRRVPRLHFAGEVLDAFGPIGGYNFAWAWATGRTAGLGAART; the protein is encoded by the coding sequence ATGGCGGCCATCCACGCCGCCCGGGCCGGCGGGCCCGTGGTGCTGGTCGACGGCACCGCCGATGGCGGCCGCAAGATCCTGATCAGCGGCGGGGGGCGGTGCAACATCCTCCCCGCAGTGCTGGATCCGGCGCGCTTCGTCTCCGCGGCCCCGGCGCACCTGGTGCGGCGGCTCCTCGCCGCCTGGCCGCTGCGCGAGCAGCGGGCCTTTTTCGAGGGCGACCTGGGCCTGCCGCTCGCTCTCGAGGCCGGGAGCGGGAAGCTCTTTCCCGCCTCCAACCGCGCGCGCGAGGTGCGCGACCGGCTGGTGGAGGCCGCGCGCGCCGCGGGGGCGGAGTGCCGCTTCGGGTGGACCCTCGCCCGCGCCGAACCGGCACCCAACGGCTGGCGGCTGGAGAGCGCCTCGGGCCGGAGCCTGGAGGCGCGGGCACTGGTGATCGCCACCGGCGGCCTGTCGGTGCCCGCGACCGGCAGTGACGGCTTCGGGCTCCGCCTGGCCCGCGAGCTGGGGCACGCCCTCGTGCCGACCTATCCCGCGCTCACCCCGCTGCTGGCGCAGCCCGCCGCCCATGCGGCGCTGTCCGGCCTCTCCCTCGACGTGACCATCGAGGCGCGCGCCGGCGATCATGTGGCCCGCGCCCAGGGCGGGTTTCTCTTCACCCACCGGGGGTACAGCGGGCCGGCGGTGCTCGACATCTCGCACCTCCCCGCCCAGTACCGCGACGGTCCCGGCCGGGCCCGCGTCACGGTGCAGTGGGGCGTCCTCGACGCCGGTGCGTGGGAGGCGCGTCTGACTGCCCGCACCGCCCAGGGTGTCCTGCGGCGAGTGCAGGAAGAGCTCCCCGCTCGCCTGGCGGAGGTCCTCCTCCAGGAGTGCGGCATCCCTGCCGACACCCAGCTGGCCCAGCTGCGTCGCGAGGACCGCCGCGCGCTGGTGGAGCGGCTGGCGCGCTATCCGCTCCCCTGGACCGGGGACGAGGGCTACAAGAAGGCGGAGGTGACGGGGGGCGGCGTGGCGCTGGGTGACGTGGATCCGGCCACCCTGCAGAGCCGCCGGGTGCCGCGCCTGCACTTTGCCGGCGAGGTCCTGGACGCGTTCGGCCCGATCGGCGGCTACAACTTCGCGTGGGCCTGGGCCACCGGGCGCACCGCGGGTCTGGGGGCGGCCCGGACGTGA
- a CDS encoding prohibitin family protein — protein MSVRHEGRVRRAGERGGALATLLGLGLLLLLVAATVPSCVTYVDPGSVGIVIHRAGGGVDPTPLGPGFHLRNPLTTGIEEYPTYMQTLILTQSVVEGSPHNDEINVNSVEGQPLSLDVSMSFELAPARVPELYTTFRSDIGAIQRTYVKQSIRQALQEVVGSEPIAEIIGPRKAQVVARVQALLTERLATYGILVRQFTLNELRAPAAVMEAINQKNVMQQQALTAENELQKNRYEAQGDSIKAAGRAKAILAEAEAQARANRLLAESITGTLVQYEVAKRWDGKMPQVAGGNAPLLSLPLSH, from the coding sequence ATGTCGGTGCGTCATGAAGGGCGGGTCCGCCGGGCGGGTGAGCGCGGGGGCGCGCTCGCGACCCTGCTGGGCCTGGGGCTGCTGCTGCTCCTGGTGGCGGCCACCGTGCCCTCGTGCGTGACGTATGTGGATCCGGGCAGCGTGGGGATCGTGATTCACCGCGCGGGCGGCGGGGTCGACCCGACACCGCTCGGGCCGGGATTCCACCTGCGCAACCCGCTCACCACGGGGATCGAGGAGTACCCGACGTACATGCAGACCCTGATCCTCACCCAGTCGGTGGTGGAGGGATCGCCGCACAACGACGAGATCAACGTCAACAGCGTGGAGGGGCAGCCGTTGTCGCTCGACGTCTCGATGTCGTTCGAGCTGGCCCCGGCACGGGTGCCGGAGCTGTACACCACGTTCCGGAGTGACATCGGGGCGATCCAGCGCACCTACGTGAAGCAGTCGATCCGGCAGGCGCTGCAGGAGGTGGTGGGGAGCGAGCCGATCGCCGAGATCATCGGGCCCCGGAAGGCGCAGGTGGTGGCCCGGGTGCAGGCGCTGCTGACCGAGCGGCTGGCGACGTACGGGATCCTGGTGCGGCAGTTCACGCTGAACGAGCTGCGGGCGCCGGCGGCGGTGATGGAGGCGATCAACCAGAAGAACGTGATGCAGCAGCAGGCCCTCACGGCCGAGAACGAGCTGCAGAAGAACCGGTACGAGGCGCAGGGAGATTCCATCAAGGCGGCGGGCCGGGCCAAGGCCATCCTGGCCGAGGCCGAGGCGCAGGCCCGGGCCAACCGGCTGCTGGCGGAGAGCATCACCGGCACGCTGGTGCAGTACGAGGTCGCCAAGCGGTGGGATGGCAAGATGCCGCAGGTGGCCGGCGGCAACGCGCCGCTGCTCTCGCTGCCGCTGAGCCACTAG
- a CDS encoding peptidylprolyl isomerase — MKTATITTSRGTIVAELFDEDAPKTVENFEKLANSNFYDGLRFHRVISNFMVQGGCPNSRDPNDPRAGTGGPGYKIKCETQRNTHKHVAGTLSMAHAGKDTGGSQFFICHAPQSHLDGVHTVFGQVTTGMDVVNAIRKNDEITSIRVS; from the coding sequence ATGAAGACCGCCACCATCACCACCAGCCGGGGCACCATCGTCGCGGAGCTGTTCGACGAGGACGCCCCGAAGACCGTCGAGAACTTCGAGAAGCTCGCCAACAGCAACTTCTACGACGGGCTGCGGTTCCACCGCGTGATCAGCAACTTCATGGTCCAGGGCGGGTGCCCCAACTCGCGCGACCCGAATGACCCGCGCGCCGGCACCGGCGGGCCGGGCTACAAGATCAAGTGCGAGACCCAGCGCAACACCCACAAGCACGTGGCCGGCACGCTGTCGATGGCCCATGCGGGCAAGGACACCGGCGGCAGCCAGTTCTTCATCTGCCACGCGCCGCAGTCGCACCTCGACGGCGTGCACACCGTCTTCGGCCAGGTCACCACCGGGATGGACGTGGTGAACGCCATCCGCAAGAACGACGAGATCACCTCGATCCGGGTGAGCTGA
- a CDS encoding porin family protein has protein sequence MKRVVLSMVAVALAAQVSSTALEAQSKLSFGAGGGLTLPLGDFNDVAKLGWHGLAVIGYAPSASPVGFRGDFMYAQNSIDGADGKTKLAGGLVNVTYAFQSKGSIKPYLIGGLGLFNAKVDITGFGSDSETKLAAGGGLGLKFRAGSDASIFAESRFINVFTSDNSTNFIPLTVGIQFGTR, from the coding sequence ATGAAGCGTGTCGTACTCTCGATGGTAGCCGTCGCCCTGGCGGCCCAGGTGTCCTCCACCGCCCTCGAGGCACAGTCGAAGCTCTCCTTCGGCGCGGGGGGCGGCCTGACACTGCCGCTCGGCGATTTCAATGACGTCGCCAAGCTCGGCTGGCACGGCCTGGCCGTGATCGGTTATGCGCCATCGGCCTCACCGGTCGGCTTCCGTGGTGACTTCATGTACGCCCAGAACAGCATCGATGGCGCGGACGGCAAGACCAAGCTCGCCGGGGGCCTGGTGAACGTGACCTACGCCTTCCAGAGCAAGGGCTCGATCAAGCCGTACCTGATCGGTGGCCTGGGCCTCTTCAACGCGAAGGTCGACATCACCGGGTTCGGCTCGGACAGCGAGACCAAGCTGGCCGCGGGTGGCGGGCTCGGCCTCAAGTTCCGGGCGGGCTCGGACGCGAGCATCTTTGCCGAAAGCCGGTTCATCAACGTCTTCACCTCGGACAATTCAACCAACTTCATTCCGCTGACGGTCGGCATCCAGTTCGGCACCAGGTAG